From Bacteroidota bacterium:
AACTATTTAATTCTTTCTCAGATTTTTCTTTACAGTTATTCTTGCGCTCAAAACCTAATTCCAAATCCCGGATTTGAAGATCACGACAAATGCCTGGGATTGAATACAAGGATTTCCGTATGGTCAATGCCTTCAAATAATTTTTACCATTATCTCTGCGATTGCCCTGTTCCGAAAGCCCAATACAATGGTGAAGAAAAAAATAAAGCGCATGAAGGGAAAGGAATTTCCGGAATTTGCCTCTACGGGCGGGAAGCCGGTGAATACATGATGGTAAAACTCACTCAGGCGCTTGTAGCAAATACGGAATATTATTTTTCGGGATATGTTTTGCTGGCTGACGAGAAAAAAGATAATTACGAAAACTTTAAACAACTGGAAATCGGTTTTTCAGGCAAAGATTTCTCTGTAACTAATCCCAGTTATATTTTCTTTGACCCGCAGTTATTAATACCTGTTTCCTTTGCTTCTAAAGAAAAAGAATGGATTTTTATTTCTGGAAGATTCACTGCCAGCGGAAATGAAACTAATTTGATCATCGGAAATTTTCTTCCTTCCACTCCTATTGCCGATGAACTGACCGAATACATGAGTTTGTCGCAAAGCGACAGGGAATCGTATCTGAGAAAACACAAAAAACTTGCTGACGCGATGAATGAATTTAATTCTGAAGTTATTCAGGAATCAAGGCCCTACTCCATCCGCTGCTACTTTGATGATTTATGTCTCATGCAAGTTTCTGACAGCTTAAAGGGATATTGTAATTATCCTGTCACAAAAAATTCTTCTCCTGAAATTAAACCGGAAGTAAACAAGCCGATTGTACTTGAAAATATTTTCTTTGAAACTGCTAAGTCAACTCTTCTTCCTTCCTCATTTGAGTCTCTTAATAATCTGGGTGACTGGCTGAAAAAAAATCCTTCTGCAGAAATTCAAATCTCCGGACATACTGATAACAAAGGAAATGAAGAAGAGAATAAAAAACTTTCTTTTGACAGGGCAAAATCAGTGAAAGAATACCTCGCTTCTAAAAATGCAGTCAACAAAATTGAAATTAACGGATTCGGAAGCACAAATCCTATTGCTTCCAACGATTCGGAGGAAGGCAGAAGCAAAAACCGAAGAGTAGAATTTGTAATTATAAAACAGTAATTATTTTTTCATTTATCTGTTTTCTTCTCCAGCCATTTTAGTATGTCAAACTCATCAAACGCTTTTTTCTCAAATCTGTCTTTTGAAAGCGGGAGAAGCTCTTTATGCAGCTTTCGGAACGATTCAAGAATTTCCTTTTTCGAATTCAGGTTCGCGTTCCTGCGCAAATAATTAAGTACAATGGTTTCTACCTTATACAAGCGCTGACTCTTGAGAAGAAAGCGATAAGTTGATTTGATAAAATATTCCAGTGAATCCGTATTGCCTAATTCATAATGAAGAATGAGATTGAAAATACGCGCCATCGCCTGTATGTCCTGCCGAATTTCCGGAAAACTTTCATTAATGACCTTATTAGACCACAGCAAGGATTTTCTCAGTTCACCAGCTCCGAAATAAATATACTTTATGCTGTTATGGAGGACAATTTCATATTGCTTATGAATTTTTCCTGAGAATTTTTTCAGTCCTGCTTCCGATTCTTTCGCAGTGTAAATTCCGTTTTTCACATCGCCAGTTTTCAGACAGTAGTTCATTTCTAGAATAGATGCAAAAATGAAAACAGAAAGCTGTATGTCTTCAGATATTTTTTTTCCTAAAGCTCCGACAGATCGAATCTTGTAAATGGTTTCACTCATTTCGTCAAATCGTTTCAGTTCCATCTGGGAAATAGCAAGGTTGTTCAAGGCAGGGAGATAATTTTTTACATGAATCTCCATCCATCGCGGGTTTGATTCAGCTATTTCTACAAAATGTTTCCTGTACTTATAACTTCGCTTGAGATCGCCTTTCATCTCATAGCATACTCCATTGATATAGAAGAAATAAATCTTTGCAGTAAATGAATCTGCTTTGTTCTCATCCGAAAGAATATCGTCAGAAACTATTTTGTCAAACTCCGTCAACTCGGATTCTTTCCTAAGGTGATGGGCAGATGCAACCAGCTTTGCAACTTTATTACTTAAGACACGGAGACGATTAATAGTTTTCATTTTTTTTAGCGCACTTCTTTCTTCTTCAGCTAATGCACCCATTGAATCCATGTCATACAAACGGCTTTCGATTCGAATAATCTCCGGAATAAAAACAAACCGTTCGTATTTGTATGCCAGCTTTTTTGTTTTTGTAAGTACTTTTTTACACTGCGGATAAAGCGATTTCTCATGAAGCACTTCAGCATCGATCAATAATTCCTTAATCGTCATATCAATATTTGTCTGTGAATGGTACTGCCTGAGCGATTTCTGGATGAGCGAGAAGAGATAATTCTTTTCGGAGGGAAGATGCTTGATGAATATTTCTCCTTTGAACTGATTCTTTATTTTTCCCTCATCATAGATTTTCTGTTTCTCAATCGCGTCAAACAAGCGGATGTAATTATTCTGTCCGTCTCGTGTATAAGAAGATGAGGCAATTATCTTAAAATAGCGCTTTTCCTGCATAGTAAGTGCTAAAATCAATTTATGAAGGTCATCAGAAGCTTTCACGAAATTCCAAGTTAATTAAGCAAATATAGATATTTACTATACGTACTTAATGTAATTTATGTATAACGAATTTCCAATAATAAATCAACATTGGTTTGTGTAATCCATCATTTGCACTGACATTTGTTTCATAAATAAACCCGTTTCACCTCCGAAGGAGTTCCTTCGGAATAAAATCAAAACAAATGAAAACAACTTTAACACAATTAAAAGAAGTAAGAGAAGTAACTGTTCTGTTGCTTGTCTTCATGTTGCTCATGATCTCTTTCTGGTCATTCGCTCAGCCCTGCCGTTGCGGGAATGATGGCTACACGACTTCCATTTTTCAAAACACAATTCTCGCCAGTAATGTTCAGTACACACAAAGTGCTGATGTAAATTTTGACGGAACCACTGAACAAGAAAAAATGGACATATGGTCGCCAGTTGGAGATAATTGCAACAAGCGTCCCGTAATTATTTGGGTTCACGGTGGAGGATTCGCTCAGGGAGACAAAACTGCTCCTGATGTGGTAGCAATGTGCGATTCATTTTCAAGAAAGGGATTTATCTGCGCAACCATTGATTACCGCGATGATTACTGGGGACAATTCGGACCTGTGAATGATAATTCACAAAATCCAAATCCTTACGACACCAAAGAATTCACACGCGCTGATTACCGTGCCATGCAGGATGCAAAATGCGCAGTTCGTTATTTCAAAGCAAATGCTTCTACTTATGGAATTGACACGAGCAATATTTTCATGGGGGGAACCAGTGCTGGCGGATGGACTTCGCTGATGGTTGCATTCCTGAACAAAGCTTCCGAAAAATTTTCTGACTGCAATCAGCAATCATTGGTTGCAGGAATGTATCAACGTCCTGATTTGGGAAGCATTGACGGCAATGGCGGATGGAATAATGTTTCCTCGCGCGTGCGCGGAATCATTTCCATCTTCGGTGCAATTCCGGATACTTCTTTAGTGGATGGACCAAATGACCCTGCGGCAATTTTCTTTCATGAATACGGAGATCCGGTTGTGAATTTTTATTACGGGCAACCTTATCAGGGGCAATATCCGAATTATGCTTCTTACTGGGGAGATTATTACGTGAACATGCAAATGGCAAATACTGGCGGAACTCATAAAGCGTTCTGGATTAACGGAAGTCAGCATTCTCTTTATCCTTATCGTGGATTGGTTACCAGTGAAACATCCAAATTTCTTGACTCGCTGATTTGCGCAACACCTGCAACATCTGTAAATGAAGAAGTAAATAATAATTCTTTTTCCATATTTCCAAATCCGTCAACAGGAGTTTTCCAACTCCAAACTCCGAACTCCCAACTCAGAACTTTGAAGATACAGGTGTACAATTCTATCGGGGGACAGATTCTCAGTGAAACGGTGAATCAGAATAAAAGCACCATCAATCTGTCGGATAAATCAGACGGAGTATATTTCATAAAAGTAAATTCAGAAGAAAACGTCATGACAGAGAAAGTGCTTATCTCCAGATAGTTTCCTGTTGACACCTTTTTAAAAGTCCTCAGCTCCTGCTGGGGATTTTTTGTTTTCTTTGAAAGAATGCAAAAAGGCGACAAGAAAATTATCACCGCCTGGAGTTTCTACGACTGGGCAAATTCCGTTTATCCGCTGGTTATTACATCCGCCATCTTTCCGATTTTTTATGAGAACGTTACAAAAAAAGATTTAGGCGGAATTGTTGAAATGTTCGGAAGAAAATTCGACAGTTCTGAAATATATTCCTATGCCATTTCTCTTTCGTTCCTCATCATTTCGTTTGTTTCTCCGGCACTTTCAGGGATTGCCGATTACGCAGGAAAGAAAAAACGGTTCATGCAGTTCTTCTGCTATCTCGGTGCGCTTTCTTGCGCGTCCTTATATTTTTTCGATACCGCTAACATTGCGCTCGGATTATTGTCTGTGGTGTTTGCGAGTATCGGCTTTAACGGAAGTTTGGTTTTTTATAACGCTTTCCTTCCCGAAATTGCCGAACCCAAAGATCAGGATAAAGTAAGCGCAAAAGGATTTGCCATGGGATATATCGGCAGTTCAATTCTTCTTATCCTCAATTTAGTAATGCTGAAAGTTTTTGATGTCAATGTACGCTGGTGTTTTGTTACGGTTGCTGTTTGGTGGATTGCATTCGCGCAGATTCCATTTTTTATTCTTCCCAATAATGTTTTCGGGCATAAGCCGACAGGAAATTTAATCTTTAAAGGATTTAGAGAGTTATTGCAAGTGTTTAAAGAAATCCGATTGCTTCCCCGCCTGAAAAGATTTCTTTCTTCTTTTTTTGTTTACAGCATGGGCGTGCAAACCATCATGCTCATGGCCGTTCTCTTCGCGAAAAATGAAATTATCGGATTGCAGGATTCGGATCTGATTATCAGTATTCTTCTTATTCAGTTTGTAGGGGTAATTGGTGCTTATGCTTTTTCAAAACTTTCTTCTGTTATTGGGAATATAAAAGCAATTGGCGTTGCACTTTTTATCTGGATTGCCATATGTGTGGGAACTTATCTGTTTGTCTACACTCCCTTACATTTTTACATTATTGCTGGGTCAGTGGGACTTGTAATGGGAGGAATTCAATCTTTATCACGCTCCACATATTCTAAACTATTACCCGATGAAACACAAGACCACGCATCTTACTTTTCTTTTTACGATGTAAGCGAAAAAATAGGTATCGTCATTGGGACGTTTTTGTTCGGCTATATTGAAGGATTCACAGGAAGCATGCGCAGTTCAATTCTCGCGCTCATTGCGTATTTCATAGTCGGATTTATTTTACTTTTGACCATTCCAAAGAGCAATAATGTAAAATGATAGTAGACATTTTCATCCCCTGTTTCATTGACCAGCTTCATCCGAATGTCGGGCTGAACATGGTGAAGGTTTTGGAAAAACTCGGTTGCGGCATCAATTATAACCCCGAACAAACCTGTTGCGGGCAACCTGCTTTCAATTCCGGTTACTGGGACGAAGCACGCGAAGTGGGTGAAAAGTTTATAAAGGAATTTCAGAACGACAGATATATTGTTTCTCCTTCGGCTTCGTGTGTTGGATATGTGAAAAATTATTATCCCGAAATGTTCCACAATTCTGTTTTGCATAATGAGTTCAAGCAAGTAAAAAGAAATATTTTTGAGTTCTCAGATTTTCTGGTGAATGTGTTGAAGATTACAAATCTTGGAGCTTCATTAAAAGGAGTTGCAACGTATCACGATTCCTGCGCTGCGCTGCGCGAGTACGGAATCAAGCGCGAGCCGAGAACGCTGTTGGAAAAAGTGCGCGGACTTGAACTTCGCGAAATGAAAGACACAGAAGTATGCTGCGGCTTTGGCGGAACGTTCTCCGCAAAGTTTGAACCCATTGCGGTTGGCATGGTAGAACAGAAAGTAAAAAATGCACTTGACGTAAAAGCAGATTATATTATTTCCACGGATATGTCCTGCTTGCTTCACATGGACAGTTACATCAAAAAGCAAAAGCTTGACATGAAAGTGATGCATATTGCGGATGTACTTGTCTCTGGCTGGGAATGACCGTCATTGCGAGCGGAGCGAAGCAATCTCACAGAAAAATGAAACATATTCTCGAAACATACACTTCCTACAATTTCTGGGCGAACGCAAAACTCACGGATGTTCTCAAAAGCATTGATCCCTCGCTCATTGACAAAGAAGTTGCAAGCAGTTTTAATTCCATAAGAAAGACAACGTATCACACCTGGGGTGCGGAGGAATTATGGTGGAAACGGCTGCATGGGGAATCGCTAAGTAAAGTTCCTGCCATGGACTTTAGCGGAAGTTATGAAAAAGCCGTGAAACATTTTCTTTCTGTTTCAAAAAAAATTACGGAGTTGGTGAAAGAGAAAGATGAAAACTATTTGCAAACTCCCAACACCTACAAAGACACGCGCGGAAATTCCTGGACGAACACGCACTGGCAGATGATCATGCACTGCATGAACCACAGCACTTTTCACAGAGGGCAGTTGATTACGATGATGAGGGCGGTGGGTGTTACAATAATACCCGCTACGGATATGATTGTTTATTTCAGGGAGCAAAAGAAATAATTTTGCCTCACCCCCAACCCCTCTCCTCAAGGAGAGGGGAGGTTTTGGTTGGGACTTTTATTCCCCGACATAAATGTCGG
This genomic window contains:
- a CDS encoding OmpA family protein, whose amino-acid sequence is MNVLYNYLILSQIFLYSYSCAQNLIPNPGFEDHDKCLGLNTRISVWSMPSNNFYHYLCDCPVPKAQYNGEEKNKAHEGKGISGICLYGREAGEYMMVKLTQALVANTEYYFSGYVLLADEKKDNYENFKQLEIGFSGKDFSVTNPSYIFFDPQLLIPVSFASKEKEWIFISGRFTASGNETNLIIGNFLPSTPIADELTEYMSLSQSDRESYLRKHKKLADAMNEFNSEVIQESRPYSIRCYFDDLCLMQVSDSLKGYCNYPVTKNSSPEIKPEVNKPIVLENIFFETAKSTLLPSSFESLNNLGDWLKKNPSAEIQISGHTDNKGNEEENKKLSFDRAKSVKEYLASKNAVNKIEINGFGSTNPIASNDSEEGRSKNRRVEFVIIKQ
- a CDS encoding T9SS type A sorting domain-containing protein is translated as MKTTLTQLKEVREVTVLLLVFMLLMISFWSFAQPCRCGNDGYTTSIFQNTILASNVQYTQSADVNFDGTTEQEKMDIWSPVGDNCNKRPVIIWVHGGGFAQGDKTAPDVVAMCDSFSRKGFICATIDYRDDYWGQFGPVNDNSQNPNPYDTKEFTRADYRAMQDAKCAVRYFKANASTYGIDTSNIFMGGTSAGGWTSLMVAFLNKASEKFSDCNQQSLVAGMYQRPDLGSIDGNGGWNNVSSRVRGIISIFGAIPDTSLVDGPNDPAAIFFHEYGDPVVNFYYGQPYQGQYPNYASYWGDYYVNMQMANTGGTHKAFWINGSQHSLYPYRGLVTSETSKFLDSLICATPATSVNEEVNNNSFSIFPNPSTGVFQLQTPNSQLRTLKIQVYNSIGGQILSETVNQNKSTINLSDKSDGVYFIKVNSEENVMTEKVLISR
- a CDS encoding DinB family protein, with the translated sequence MKHILETYTSYNFWANAKLTDVLKSIDPSLIDKEVASSFNSIRKTTYHTWGAEELWWKRLHGESLSKVPAMDFSGSYEKAVKHFLSVSKKITELVKEKDENYLQTPNTYKDTRGNSWTNTHWQMIMHCMNHSTFHRGQLITMMRAVGVTIIPATDMIVYFREQKK
- a CDS encoding MFS transporter, with the translated sequence MQKGDKKIITAWSFYDWANSVYPLVITSAIFPIFYENVTKKDLGGIVEMFGRKFDSSEIYSYAISLSFLIISFVSPALSGIADYAGKKKRFMQFFCYLGALSCASLYFFDTANIALGLLSVVFASIGFNGSLVFYNAFLPEIAEPKDQDKVSAKGFAMGYIGSSILLILNLVMLKVFDVNVRWCFVTVAVWWIAFAQIPFFILPNNVFGHKPTGNLIFKGFRELLQVFKEIRLLPRLKRFLSSFFVYSMGVQTIMLMAVLFAKNEIIGLQDSDLIISILLIQFVGVIGAYAFSKLSSVIGNIKAIGVALFIWIAICVGTYLFVYTPLHFYIIAGSVGLVMGGIQSLSRSTYSKLLPDETQDHASYFSFYDVSEKIGIVIGTFLFGYIEGFTGSMRSSILALIAYFIVGFILLLTIPKSNNVK
- a CDS encoding (Fe-S)-binding protein encodes the protein MIVDIFIPCFIDQLHPNVGLNMVKVLEKLGCGINYNPEQTCCGQPAFNSGYWDEAREVGEKFIKEFQNDRYIVSPSASCVGYVKNYYPEMFHNSVLHNEFKQVKRNIFEFSDFLVNVLKITNLGASLKGVATYHDSCAALREYGIKREPRTLLEKVRGLELREMKDTEVCCGFGGTFSAKFEPIAVGMVEQKVKNALDVKADYIISTDMSCLLHMDSYIKKQKLDMKVMHIADVLVSGWE